One Bacillus sp. 1780r2a1 DNA segment encodes these proteins:
- the cwlD gene encoding N-acetylmuramoyl-L-alanine amidase CwlD yields the protein MGGDFLSKAKIISGLLAFVVIAFIIQYQFGTKISSGSFSLPLSGKIIVIDPGHGGPDGGAVGGKETLEKDITLKMSLELRDYLQEQGALVILTRETDKDLAKKETKGYSRRKVEDLKKRLDIINESNADLYLTIHLNAIPSPAWRGAQTFYHGSLKENEQVAKLIQNELKANLANTTREAKVMQTLYLLKHADPPGALVEVGFLSNPSERELLETEKYQQKVSESIYEGISRYFAGERPK from the coding sequence ATGGGAGGGGATTTTTTGTCTAAAGCAAAAATTATAAGCGGGCTATTAGCGTTTGTTGTTATTGCATTTATCATTCAATATCAGTTTGGTACCAAGATATCGTCGGGCTCTTTCTCTTTACCTCTAAGCGGGAAAATCATTGTAATTGACCCTGGTCATGGAGGGCCTGATGGTGGAGCTGTTGGTGGGAAAGAAACCTTAGAGAAAGATATTACGTTAAAAATGTCACTTGAACTTAGAGACTACCTTCAAGAACAAGGTGCTTTGGTTATTTTGACGCGAGAAACAGACAAAGACTTAGCTAAAAAAGAAACAAAAGGATATAGCAGGCGTAAGGTTGAAGATTTAAAAAAGCGACTTGATATCATTAATGAATCTAATGCAGATTTGTATTTAACTATACACCTTAATGCTATCCCATCTCCGGCTTGGAGAGGTGCTCAAACCTTTTATCATGGTTCTTTAAAAGAGAATGAACAAGTAGCGAAATTGATTCAAAATGAACTAAAAGCAAACCTAGCGAACACCACTAGAGAAGCTAAAGTCATGCAAACTCTCTACTTATTAAAGCATGCAGATCCACCAGGTGCCTTAGTTGAAGTTGGCTTTTTATCCAATCCTTCTGAGCGTGAACTGTTAGAAACTGAAAAGTATCAACAAAAGGTATCCGAATCTATCTACGAAGGAATAAGCCGCTATTTTGCAGGTGAAAGACCAAAATAG
- a CDS encoding P-loop NTPase, with protein sequence MLTEQQVKDAIGEIVDPFLNKSLNETDAIKEISIKEEKKHISVKVAVAKTGTSEQLSLQSTLVEKLKEIGAATVGIRFIEFTPEELAPFRAEQKSDGNLLTSLNPPQFIAVASGKGGVGKSTVSVNLAISLARLGKKVGLIDADIYGFSVPDMMGITQRPTVQGERIIPVERLGVKVISMGFFVEDNSPVIWRGPMLGKMLTSFFTEVEWGELDYLLLDLPPGTGDIALDVHSMLPSCKEVIITTPHPTAAFVAARAGAMALKTDHEVIGVVENMSFFESKLTGEKEYVFGKGGGQKLAEELQTKLLGQLPLSQPDWNEEDFAPSVYDESHRLGKVYKEIAQKVADICEQNVYN encoded by the coding sequence ATGCTTACGGAACAACAGGTAAAAGATGCAATAGGGGAAATTGTAGATCCATTTTTAAACAAATCATTAAACGAAACAGATGCAATTAAAGAAATTTCAATCAAAGAAGAGAAAAAGCATATTAGTGTAAAAGTTGCCGTAGCTAAAACTGGTACGAGCGAACAGCTTTCATTACAATCAACTCTCGTTGAAAAACTAAAAGAAATCGGTGCTGCGACAGTAGGAATTCGGTTTATTGAATTTACTCCTGAAGAATTAGCACCGTTTCGCGCTGAGCAAAAGAGCGATGGTAATTTACTTACGAGTCTTAATCCTCCGCAATTTATTGCTGTTGCGAGTGGTAAGGGTGGCGTAGGAAAATCAACGGTTTCTGTAAACTTAGCAATATCTCTAGCACGTTTAGGGAAAAAAGTAGGCTTAATTGACGCTGATATCTACGGATTTAGCGTTCCGGATATGATGGGGATTACTCAGCGCCCTACGGTACAAGGGGAACGTATTATCCCTGTAGAAAGATTAGGGGTTAAAGTAATCTCAATGGGATTCTTTGTTGAGGACAATTCACCAGTTATCTGGCGTGGTCCCATGCTTGGTAAAATGCTGACAAGCTTCTTCACAGAAGTTGAATGGGGAGAGTTAGATTACTTATTATTAGATTTACCTCCGGGCACAGGTGACATTGCGCTAGATGTGCATTCAATGCTTCCATCTTGTAAAGAAGTTATTATTACTACACCGCATCCAACTGCAGCATTTGTTGCAGCGAGAGCTGGTGCAATGGCATTGAAGACGGATCATGAAGTAATTGGAGTCGTTGAAAACATGTCCTTTTTTGAGAGTAAATTAACTGGTGAGAAGGAATATGTGTTTGGAAAAGGTGGCGGCCAAAAATTAGCTGAAGAACTTCAAACCAAGCTATTAGGCCAGCTTCCTTTAAGTCAACCAGACTGGAATGAAGAAGACTTTGCTCCGTCTGTGTATGACGAGTCCCATCGTTTAGGGAAAGTGTATAAAGAAATTGCTCAAAAAGTAGCGGATATTTGCGAACAAAACGTCTATAATTAA
- the gerD gene encoding spore germination lipoprotein GerD — translation MKKLLLLLSYVGICMFSLTACAPQDEESNGMDYDQTKKMVVDILKTDEGKKAIEAIMDDPALREDLVMDQAMVKETISETLTSDTGVEFWKKAMKDPKFAESFAKSMEAEHERVLKQLMKDPDYQAMLQDVLKDPAMEKELLTVLKSKEYRTHLQKVMNETFESPLYQSKIQDILLKAAAENSEQQGQKGENSGEGSSEEASADGEEQQQEQG, via the coding sequence ATGAAAAAGCTACTCTTGCTCCTCTCTTATGTAGGGATATGCATGTTTTCATTAACTGCCTGTGCCCCTCAAGACGAGGAAAGTAACGGGATGGATTATGATCAAACAAAGAAAATGGTTGTTGATATTTTAAAGACTGATGAGGGAAAGAAAGCCATTGAAGCTATTATGGATGATCCTGCACTTCGAGAAGACCTCGTAATGGATCAAGCAATGGTTAAAGAAACAATTTCTGAAACGTTAACTTCAGATACTGGCGTTGAATTTTGGAAAAAGGCCATGAAAGATCCAAAATTCGCTGAGAGCTTCGCTAAAAGTATGGAAGCAGAGCATGAACGAGTATTAAAGCAACTTATGAAAGACCCTGACTACCAAGCTATGCTACAGGACGTTTTAAAAGATCCAGCAATGGAAAAAGAACTGTTAACTGTACTTAAGAGTAAAGAATATCGCACTCATTTACAAAAAGTAATGAACGAAACGTTTGAAAGTCCTCTCTATCAATCAAAGATTCAGGATATTTTATTAAAAGCTGCTGCAGAAAATTCTGAACAGCAAGGTCAAAAAGGTGAAAATAGTGGCGAAGGATCTTCAGAAGAAGCATCCGCTGACGGTGAAGAACAACAACAAGAACAAGGATAA
- a CDS encoding KinB-signaling pathway activation protein has protein sequence MNSRNWVRLFLSTLIVGGLSTSIVGFAVRWNEYKELFAGGEVTEILSILTWLIGVGFIFSLISQMGFFAYLTIHRFGIGIFRSLSLWSSVQSVLIVFVLFDLVYFRYRFFAEEGESMLGYLLVSIFVLAYGLVVAYLKARSTKKEAFIPALFFIIVITTVEWFPALRTNEESWLYLMLFPLLICNTYQLLILPKLTTNKKVVKTTSG, from the coding sequence GTGAATAGTCGAAATTGGGTTCGACTCTTTTTATCAACCTTAATAGTAGGTGGGCTTAGCACATCTATCGTTGGCTTTGCGGTTAGATGGAATGAGTATAAAGAGTTATTTGCTGGTGGAGAAGTAACAGAAATCTTATCAATTTTAACATGGCTAATAGGTGTAGGTTTTATTTTTAGCCTTATTAGTCAGATGGGGTTCTTTGCATATTTAACAATCCATCGATTTGGGATTGGAATTTTTCGTTCATTATCCTTATGGTCAAGTGTACAATCGGTATTAATTGTTTTTGTACTATTTGATTTAGTTTATTTTCGCTATCGATTTTTTGCTGAAGAAGGAGAATCTATGCTGGGCTATCTTTTAGTTAGTATTTTTGTTTTAGCTTATGGCTTAGTGGTAGCGTACTTAAAGGCTAGAAGTACGAAGAAAGAAGCTTTTATACCGGCTCTGTTTTTTATCATTGTGATTACAACAGTGGAATGGTTTCCTGCACTTCGTACCAATGAAGAAAGCTGGCTATATTTAATGCTATTTCCCTTATTAATTTGTAATACATATCAGTTGTTGATTTTACCGAAATTGACAACAAATAAAAAAGTAGTGAAAACAACCAGCGGCTAA
- the pdaB gene encoding polysaccharide deacetylase family sporulation protein PdaB: MIIVLSALFTSFFLYAQHMFDYPVFSTDDGPRAVYKAEEKDLEVALTFNISWGDERAVPILDELKKQKINHATFFLSASWAERHPDVVERIKKEGHEIGTMGYDYNSYTSMEPNEIRQDLAKSQKVFTSLGIKDVKLLRPPNGHFNKDILKLANKMGYTIIHWSIDSKDWTNPGVKEIVSNTTKPLHGGDIVLLHASDSAQQTAKALPYIQHALQSKKISNVTVSTLISNTKSEIQDVK; this comes from the coding sequence ATGATTATCGTTTTATCCGCTTTGTTTACAAGCTTCTTTCTCTATGCTCAACATATGTTTGACTATCCAGTGTTCTCAACTGACGATGGCCCGCGCGCTGTTTATAAGGCTGAAGAAAAAGATTTAGAAGTAGCCTTAACTTTTAATATCAGCTGGGGAGATGAACGCGCTGTTCCTATTTTGGATGAGCTAAAAAAACAAAAAATTAACCACGCCACGTTCTTTTTATCCGCTTCCTGGGCAGAACGTCATCCAGATGTTGTTGAAAGAATTAAAAAGGAAGGCCATGAAATCGGAACCATGGGATATGATTATAACTCATATACTTCTATGGAGCCAAATGAAATTAGACAAGACTTAGCCAAATCACAGAAAGTTTTTACCTCTTTAGGTATTAAAGACGTAAAGCTTTTACGCCCACCTAATGGACATTTCAATAAAGACATTCTAAAGCTTGCGAACAAGATGGGTTATACAATTATTCACTGGAGCATTGATTCAAAAGATTGGACAAATCCAGGTGTTAAAGAAATTGTATCAAATACAACTAAACCATTACATGGTGGAGACATTGTATTACTGCACGCATCAGATTCGGCTCAACAAACTGCAAAAGCACTTCCTTATATTCAACATGCTTTACAGTCTAAAAAGATATCTAATGTGACCGTATCCACTCTTATTTCTAATACAAAAAGCGAAATTCAGGATGTAAAATAA
- the rocF gene encoding arginase, whose protein sequence is MKNVSIIGVPMDLGQTRRGVDMGPSAIRYAGVVERIESIGYVVEDEGNIEIAPAERVHNDVKTNLKNLTAVADASERLASKVDHVITNGNFPLVLGGDHSIAIGTLAGVSKHYENLGVIWYDAHGDLNTADTSPSGNIHGMPLAASLGIGHPTLINIFGYMPKIKPENVVIIGARSLDEGERALIKEIGIKVYTMHEVDRLGMAHVMEETIAYLKDKTDGVHLSLDLDGLDPHDAPGVGTPVIGGISYRESHLAMEMLAESNVITSAEFVEVNPILDERNKTATVAVALMGSLFGEKLL, encoded by the coding sequence ATGAAAAATGTATCAATTATTGGTGTACCAATGGATTTAGGGCAAACACGTCGAGGGGTAGACATGGGGCCAAGTGCTATTCGTTATGCTGGTGTAGTAGAGCGTATTGAAAGCATTGGATATGTTGTGGAAGATGAAGGCAACATTGAGATTGCTCCTGCAGAAAGAGTACATAATGATGTAAAAACTAACTTAAAAAATCTAACGGCCGTAGCAGATGCTAGTGAGCGGCTAGCTTCTAAAGTAGATCATGTAATTACAAACGGTAATTTTCCACTTGTACTTGGTGGTGACCATAGTATTGCTATTGGAACGTTAGCTGGTGTGAGCAAGCATTATGAGAATCTAGGAGTTATTTGGTATGATGCACATGGAGATTTGAATACAGCTGATACTTCTCCATCAGGAAACATACATGGAATGCCATTAGCAGCTAGCTTAGGAATTGGACACCCAACACTAATCAATATTTTTGGATATATGCCAAAAATTAAACCTGAAAATGTTGTAATTATTGGTGCACGTTCTTTAGATGAAGGAGAAAGGGCTTTAATTAAAGAGATTGGTATTAAGGTATACACAATGCATGAGGTTGATCGTCTTGGAATGGCACACGTTATGGAAGAAACAATTGCTTATCTAAAAGATAAAACAGATGGGGTACATTTGTCACTTGATTTAGATGGTTTAGATCCTCATGACGCACCTGGAGTAGGAACACCTGTTATTGGAGGAATCAGCTACAGAGAAAGCCATTTAGCTATGGAAATGCTAGCTGAATCTAACGTCATTACTTCCGCTGAATTTGTAGAAGTAAATCCTATTTTAGATGAGCGCAATAAAACAGCAACGGTGGCTGTTGCATTAATGGGCTCCTTATTTGGTGAAAAATTATTATAA